The genomic DNA AGCTGCTGCAGCCACCTGGTCATGGACATGGGTTCCAATTACTCCATGCACTCCCGGTCGCTGGTCCGCATGGCGCGCATGGTCATGCTGGTGGCTGAGGCTGACGTGCCGGCCCTTTGGACGCTGGAGAAACATCTGGCGAAATTATCCTCATGGGGGATTGACCCCGACCAGTGCCGGGTGATTATCAACCGCTACCATCGCTCCGACGAGGACGCCATCAAAGCCTTTGAAAAGCGGACCAAGCTGCCCGTTTTCGCCCGATTGCCAAACGACTTCAGGCAAGTCAGCGAATCCATCAACCTGGGCACTCCGCTTTCCCGAAATCACAATAATCCGCTGGTATCCAACTTTCAGCAGCTTGCCACGCGTTTGGCCGGCACTATTGCCGCTTCGGAACCGCCCAAGAAGCCAGCAGCGATTTTTGGTCTGTTTTCCAACACTCAAAAGAGGTAACTGAATCATGCCCACACCGAACCCAATGCGGAACGACCTGAGCAGCATCAAGGTGGCAATCCACCACAAGCTGATTCAGCGGCTGGACCTTGAGCGTATTAACCAGCTTGACCGGAGCACGGTCAAGGCTGAGGTTGCGGAGATGGTGGAAACCCTTGCGGCCGAAGAAAACGCCCCCATGACGTTGACCGAGAGAGAACGGCTCTCTCAGGAAGTGCTCGACGAAGTCTTCGGTCTGGGACCGCTCGAACCTCTCATGAAGGACCACACGATTTCCGACATCCTGGTGAATACTTTTAAGAACGTCTACATAGAACGGAACGGCCTGCTAGAACGCACGGCGGCCAGTTTTCGAAATGACGCCCACCTGATGTCGATCATCGACCGGATCGTTTCCGCAGTGGGCCGCAGAATCGATGAGTCGTCGCCCATGGTGGACGCCAGACTGGCCGACGGCTCCCGTGTAAACGCTATCATTCCGCCTCTGTCCATCGACGGCCCCTGCCTCTCGATTCGCCGTTTTGGACGCGATCCTCTGACGGCAACCGAACTGGTGGAAAACGACTCACTAACGGCCAAGATGGTTGAGTTGCTTCGAGGTTGCGTCTACTCGCGACTGAACTGCCTGGTCTCCGGCGGTACAGGCGCCGGTAAGACGACCCTGCTCAATGTGCTGTCATCCTTCATTTCCAACCGTGAGCGGATTGTCACCGTCGAAGACGCCGCGGAATTACAACTCCACCAGGACCACGTGGTACGGCTGGAAACGCGACCGCCCAACGTGGAAGGCCGGGGAGCTGTGCGCCAACGAGAGTTGGTGATCAACTGTCTCCGTATGCGCCCGGACCGCATTATCGTGGGCGAGGTTCGTGGCGAAGAAGCTCTGGACATGCTTCAGGCCATGAACACGGGCCACGACGGCTCCCTGACCACCATCCACGCCAACTCTCCGCGTGATGCGCTTTCCCGCCTGGAAACGATGGTGGCAATGGCCAACCTCAACATACCCGATACGGCCATCCGCCGGCAGATTGCTTCCGCGATTGACGTTGTTGTCCAGGTTAGCCGCCTCAGTGACGGTAAACGGCGCGTCACCAACCTGGCGGAGGTGACCGGAATGGAAGGCGAGGTGGTCACCATGCAGGATATTTTTATCTACAAGAAGATGGGCATCGGTGAAAATGGCGAAGTGCTGGGACAGTTCGTCCCAACCGGCATTCGTCCCAAGTTTGCCGAGCGCCTGGTGACTTCAGGGATTCACCTGCCGGCGGAAATGTTCGAGCATACGCCGGTGGCAGTCCGCTAAGGAGATTCAGATGGCGCTGGCATTAGCCGGACTAACATTTCTGATTATCATCCTGGTCGTGGGGGGCGTTCTCGTTTTGTCGGCCGCAGGCACTGCCCCGGACAAGGTAGTGGCAAAGCGCCTCGACGCCATCGAGCGCAGCGCCAAGCGCGGCAGCGAGTCCCTCGAGCTGAAAGTCGTCCGCGATGAACTTCTCAGCGACGTCCCTGCGCTTCACCGGATGCTGCTGAAATGGAAATGGGCCGACCGACTGCGGAACTTTATCGGCCAGGCTGGCATGAAGGTGAAACCCGGCAGGCTTATACTTCTAAGCGCAATCCTGGCCGTAGCCGCGTTTTTGATCGGTACCAGGATGATGGACAATTCCCTGATCGGCCTCCTGTTCGTTCCCGTTGGAGGACTCATCCCCATCGGCTTTGTGGCCTTCAAACGCAGAGGGCGCCTGAAGGCGTTTGAAAAGATTTTCCCTGAAGCCATCGATCTTCTAGGGCGTGCTGTGCGCGCAGGCCACTCCTTTTCCACCGGCCTCGAAATGATAACAACGGAATTGCCCGAGCCGGTGGCCGGAGAATTCCGCACGACATTTGAAGAACAGAATTTCGGACTCCCTTTGCGCGATGCGCTGTTGAACCTTTCAGAGCGGATTCCGCTGATCGACGTCCGTTTCTTCGTAACCGCGGTCCTCATTCAAAAGGAGACTGGCGGCAACCTGGCCGAAATCCTCGACAATCTTGCCCACGTGGTCCGCGAACGGTTCAGGATTCTGGGCGAAGTGAAGATTAAGACGGCGCAGGGCCGCCTGACGGCAGCGATCCTTATTTCACTGCCGCCCATCATGGGACTCGTCCTGCGTTTTCTCAACCCGAGCTATATGAAGCCCCTGTTCACTGATCCCATCGGTCCCTGGATCATAGCGCTGGCAGTATTTCTCCAGGTCGTGGGATCTTTGATGCTGTGGAAGATCGTTAATATCGATGTCTAGTCGCCTGAGGTAAGAAGCATGGTTTGGGTAGCCGTAGGTTTGACGTTTGTTGCGATTCTCGTGGTTGCGGGCGCGCTGGTTTACGCGTTCGCGCCGGGCGAATTTCCCATTGCCGACCGGTTGTCACGGCTTTGGCAACCTCTGGCAGCACAGAGAAAAGTCTCCTTCCGCGAAAAGCAGACGCAGAAGGCCGCCCAGGTTCTAAGCGATGTCGGGAAGCTGCTTCCCTCCTCCAAGGACCTTTCTGCCACCAAGCTGATGCTCGTGCGCGCCGGATACCGGCGCCCGGAAGCTCTCATGGCCCTGAGGGGAGCCAAAGTTCTTCTGCCCATCATCTTCGCGATCATTGTCTACGTGTCGGGCCTGGCAGAGTCAAACAATGGCATGTTCGTATGGATCCTGGCCCTGGTGGCCGGTTTTCTTCTGCCCGATATGTGGCTGTCACGTCGCGTCAGAAAACGCCAGACCATCCTTCGCAAAGCCCTGCCCGACGCCCTGGACCTGCTGGTGGTCTGCATCGAGGCGGGACTCGGGCTGGACCAGGCGTTTATGCGTGTTTCTCAGGAGTTGAGAATAACCCATCCCGAACTCTGCGGCGAGCTTGACCTGGTCAATGCTCAAATCCGCGTCGGGCGGACACGAATTGAATCGATGCGCGAACTGGCGTCCCGGACAGGCGTGGACGACATCAAGGCGCTGGTGGCTATGCTCATCCAGACAGACCGTTTTGGCACCAGCGTTTCGCAATCGCTGCGTGTCCACGCCGACGACATGCGACTGAAACGGCGGCAAAGAGCTGAAGAGGCAGCGGCCAAGACTCCGGTCAAAATGGTCCCACCTCTCGTGTTCTTCATCTTCCCCGCTCTGTTTGTGGTTATTCTCGGTCCGGCCATCATTACCATATTCCGGCAGTTCATCGGAATTCATCAGTAAGGAGAGGTTGACCATCAAGTGAAGCAAGTTCGTGCAAGGCAAGTCGGTTTACTCAAAATTCGATAAAGTGCGGAGGAAACACCATGGACGTTACAACCATTCGAATCATTGCCGGAATCGGAGCCGTTATCGTGCTGTACGTCATCATCTGGCGTCGAAAACGGCAGGCGTCTCGCGACTAGGCGCATCGCCGTTAGACTAAGTTTGGAGCAATGGACGTGGGCAACAATAACCGGAAACGGGTGTACGTTTACAACAAGACTCGCGAAACCTTTGTGGCCACGAACGCTTCGGTGGCGGACAGCTACATGGGCCGTCTCGTGGGTCTGTTGGGAAGGACCAGCCGCTGGGCACGGCCTGGACAGGGACTGTGGATCGTCCCTTCCTACGGCGTGCACACCATCGGCATGTTGTTCTCGATCGACATCGTTTTCCTCGACCGAAGCAACCACGTGGTCCACATCGAGGAACATGTGCGCCCGTTTAGAATTTCAAAGGTTATTCTGAAGGCTGACAGCGTGCTCGAGTTGCCGCCCCACACGATTTTCAGAACTCGAACCCATGTTGGAGACCTTCTTGAAATCGGGCCCCTGCCTTCGTCTGCGAAATCACGCTCCGTATCCGCGCCCCAAACCTCGGAAGGCATCCCGAAGAACGGCACCACGGTCAGGGCATAAACACGCATCCCGTGCGATGTCCCTCGTCTGTGGCCCGAGTACGGAGACAACAATCCGGTGATCTGGTGGGCATGTACCTGCCTTCGCAGTGGCAAAATGCCCGGGCGAAAAGCGGCAGGCCCGCGAACCCGATGCCCCGGATGAGATGGCCCTTCTGATTGCTATGGCTGAAATCGTCAAAATTGCAGCTCCGGTAAAAGGTGGCAGATCACCGCGTAGCCGCCTGGTGACTACCGCCATGATTATCGTCCTTCTCGTCTTGCTGGCAGCGATGGCGCCTCTTCTCGCCAAGTACCGAGGCATGCCACAAGTCTGGGTGGAAGAGCTGGAGGCCATGAGCCAAAGCCAGCCGGCCCCTCCGGCCCCCGATGTCAAGCAGACCGTCTGGGTAAATCGGCGCTCAGGGCTCTACTACTGCCGCGAAAGCAAGTTCTATGGGAAGATGAGCCCCGGATCCAGCAT from Terriglobia bacterium includes the following:
- a CDS encoding CpaF family protein, which translates into the protein MPTPNPMRNDLSSIKVAIHHKLIQRLDLERINQLDRSTVKAEVAEMVETLAAEENAPMTLTERERLSQEVLDEVFGLGPLEPLMKDHTISDILVNTFKNVYIERNGLLERTAASFRNDAHLMSIIDRIVSAVGRRIDESSPMVDARLADGSRVNAIIPPLSIDGPCLSIRRFGRDPLTATELVENDSLTAKMVELLRGCVYSRLNCLVSGGTGAGKTTLLNVLSSFISNRERIVTVEDAAELQLHQDHVVRLETRPPNVEGRGAVRQRELVINCLRMRPDRIIVGEVRGEEALDMLQAMNTGHDGSLTTIHANSPRDALSRLETMVAMANLNIPDTAIRRQIASAIDVVVQVSRLSDGKRRVTNLAEVTGMEGEVVTMQDIFIYKKMGIGENGEVLGQFVPTGIRPKFAERLVTSGIHLPAEMFEHTPVAVR
- a CDS encoding type II secretion system F family protein, producing MALALAGLTFLIIILVVGGVLVLSAAGTAPDKVVAKRLDAIERSAKRGSESLELKVVRDELLSDVPALHRMLLKWKWADRLRNFIGQAGMKVKPGRLILLSAILAVAAFLIGTRMMDNSLIGLLFVPVGGLIPIGFVAFKRRGRLKAFEKIFPEAIDLLGRAVRAGHSFSTGLEMITTELPEPVAGEFRTTFEEQNFGLPLRDALLNLSERIPLIDVRFFVTAVLIQKETGGNLAEILDNLAHVVRERFRILGEVKIKTAQGRLTAAILISLPPIMGLVLRFLNPSYMKPLFTDPIGPWIIALAVFLQVVGSLMLWKIVNIDV
- a CDS encoding type II secretion system F family protein, whose amino-acid sequence is MVWVAVGLTFVAILVVAGALVYAFAPGEFPIADRLSRLWQPLAAQRKVSFREKQTQKAAQVLSDVGKLLPSSKDLSATKLMLVRAGYRRPEALMALRGAKVLLPIIFAIIVYVSGLAESNNGMFVWILALVAGFLLPDMWLSRRVRKRQTILRKALPDALDLLVVCIEAGLGLDQAFMRVSQELRITHPELCGELDLVNAQIRVGRTRIESMRELASRTGVDDIKALVAMLIQTDRFGTSVSQSLRVHADDMRLKRRQRAEEAAAKTPVKMVPPLVFFIFPALFVVILGPAIITIFRQFIGIHQ
- a CDS encoding DUF192 domain-containing protein, producing the protein MGNNNRKRVYVYNKTRETFVATNASVADSYMGRLVGLLGRTSRWARPGQGLWIVPSYGVHTIGMLFSIDIVFLDRSNHVVHIEEHVRPFRISKVILKADSVLELPPHTIFRTRTHVGDLLEIGPLPSSAKSRSVSAPQTSEGIPKNGTTVRA